A single Pseudovibrio sp. Tun.PSC04-5.I4 DNA region contains:
- a CDS encoding transposase, protein MPHKHNASRRHKFAKPGYRVTNWSDYNESLRQRADVSVWISHDVAQSWSASKRITRGGQPQYSALAIEVCLTARAVFGLALRRKVSCALCSGL, encoded by the coding sequence ATGCCGCATAAGCACAACGCCTCACGGCGCCACAAATTTGCGAAGCCCGGCTATCGTGTCACGAACTGGAGTGATTACAATGAGAGCCTGAGGCAGCGCGCAGATGTGAGTGTGTGGATCAGCCATGATGTTGCTCAGAGTTGGTCAGCAAGCAAAAGAATAACGCGTGGTGGCCAGCCCCAATACTCTGCTCTGGCGATTGAAGTGTGCCTGACGGCCCGAGCGGTCTTTGGTCTGGCGCTACGACGCAAGGTTTCCTGCGCTCTGTGTTCAGGCTTATGA
- a CDS encoding peroxiredoxin has product MVLRINDTIPDLTVTTDQGNLSLHNWVGDSWAIIFSHPKDFTPVCTTEFGAVARLAKEWEARNTKVLGISVDGVEDHKKWKGDIEAVGGTRPEFAIVADHDLEMAKAFDMLPAEYVMPDGRTPADTATVRSVFIIGPDKQVKLMMTYPMSVGRNFSEILRALDGLQMSAKGVATPADWQVGQDVIVPPAVSTEDAQAKFGVVNTILPHLRTVHAPH; this is encoded by the coding sequence ATGGTTTTACGTATAAACGATACTATCCCCGATTTGACTGTGACGACTGATCAGGGAAACCTCAGCCTGCACAATTGGGTTGGCGACAGCTGGGCGATAATTTTCTCGCACCCTAAAGACTTTACACCCGTTTGCACGACTGAATTTGGCGCGGTTGCAAGACTGGCGAAGGAATGGGAAGCTAGAAACACCAAGGTATTGGGTATCTCGGTAGATGGTGTTGAAGACCATAAAAAGTGGAAAGGTGACATTGAAGCCGTTGGTGGGACCAGGCCAGAGTTTGCGATTGTTGCTGATCACGATTTAGAGATGGCAAAGGCATTTGACATGCTGCCAGCGGAATATGTGATGCCCGATGGTCGGACGCCAGCAGACACTGCCACAGTACGTTCAGTGTTTATCATTGGACCTGACAAGCAGGTGAAACTTATGATGACGTATCCGATGTCCGTTGGCCGTAATTTTTCTGAAATATTGCGTGCCTTGGATGGCCTACAAATGTCTGCCAAAGGCGTTGCTACCCCAGCTGATTGGCAGGTAGGACAAGATGTGATTGTACCGCCAGCGGTTAGTACGGAAGATGCTCAAGCGAAATTCGGTGTGGTGAACACCATTTTGCCGCACTTGCGCACTGTCCATGCGCCACATTAG
- a CDS encoding IS5 family transposase, producing MKLDLPVPDFSSLSRRAGNLQLSNIKSKIGKEPVHLVVDSTGLKIFGAGEWQETKHGTRIKRRSWRKFHLGLDLNTGEILCSGLTEESVGDPTTLPELLGQVEGPGARFFGDGAYDGEQNRKELANRFEGVEVIIPPPKTAVPSPQAETASTARDKDILAIQTNGKMAWQKQTGYGQRARGETLMGRYKQVIGARLKSREFENQKTEAKVSVAVLNTMTALGRPAFERVS from the coding sequence ATGAAGCTAGATCTTCCAGTACCTGATTTTTCAAGCTTGTCTCGGAGAGCGGGAAACTTGCAGCTTTCAAACATAAAATCAAAGATTGGAAAAGAGCCCGTGCATCTGGTGGTTGACAGTACTGGTTTGAAGATCTTTGGTGCAGGTGAATGGCAGGAAACCAAGCATGGGACCAGGATAAAGCGCAGATCCTGGCGCAAATTTCACCTTGGCCTGGACTTGAACACCGGCGAAATTTTGTGCTCTGGACTCACTGAAGAGAGTGTTGGCGACCCGACGACCTTGCCAGAATTGTTGGGCCAAGTTGAAGGCCCGGGTGCCAGGTTTTTCGGCGATGGTGCCTATGATGGCGAGCAAAACCGGAAAGAATTGGCGAACCGCTTTGAGGGCGTGGAGGTCATTATTCCGCCACCCAAAACCGCAGTTCCCAGCCCTCAGGCTGAGACCGCTTCCACTGCGCGTGACAAGGATATTCTCGCCATTCAAACGAATGGCAAGATGGCATGGCAGAAGCAAACCGGGTACGGTCAACGGGCGCGAGGAGAAACCTTGATGGGCCGCTATAAGCAAGTGATCGGGGCCAGGCTCAAATCACGAGAGTTTGAAAATCAGAAGACGGAGGCAAAAGTTAGCGTCGCCGTTCTCAACACAATGACTGCCCTCGGACGCCCCGCGTTCGAGCGTGTTTCTTAA